Part of the Halodesulfurarchaeum formicicum genome is shown below.
CTACACCCGTGAGGACGGTATCGTCGAAATCGACTACGACAAGTGTATGGGCTGTCGCTACTGCATGGCCGCCTGTCCGTACAACGCTCGCGTGTTCAACTTCGGCGAATCGAAGACCATCCCTGCAGCCGGGACTGGCCACGTCGAGGAGCGGCCCCAGGGTGTCGTCGAAAAGTGCACCTTCTGCACTCACCGCCTGGAGAAGGGTATCGACCCCGCGTGTGTGGTCGGCTGCCCGTCGGATGCTCGGATCTTCGGCGACCTCGACGATCCGGACAGCACGGTCTCACGCTACGTAAAAAAGTACGAAACCGACCGACTGCTCGAAGACCTGGACACCGAGCCCAACACCTACTACGTTCGTGGGGACATGTCCCCCGGCCGTCCGCAAACCGGCAACGAACTGGAGGGAACTCCAAAAAAGGAGTCGCTGGCTGACGGGGACGACACGCCCCCACTGGGATTTGCCTCGACCAACGGAGGTGAGGACTGATGAGCACTGAACACTCCGGGCTCGCCATTCCGCAGTTTGGCACCAAAGGTCGCATCTGGCTCCTCGCACTTGGCGTTCTGGTCGCGGCTGGGTTCGTTGCCTGGCTGTATCAACTCAGCCAGGGCCTGGTCGCGACCGGTATGGACAACGTCTTCTCGTGGGCGCTTTATATCATGCTCTTTGTCTTCTTCGTGGGGCTCTCAGCGGGGGGTCTCATCATTTCGAGTGTGCCCAAGTTCTTCCATTCGAAACGGTACGACAGTCTCGCGCAACTGGGCGTGTTGCTCAGCTTCGCCTGTATCGTCGTCGCCGGCCTGATGATCATCCCGGACCTGGGCCGTCCAAGCCAGATTACCGGCTTCATCACTTCCCCGGACTTCCGCTCGCCGATGGTCTGGGACTTCGGGATCGTCGTGGTCTATGGCCTCTTCAGCGCCGGGTACCTCTGGCTTTTGACCCGCCGTGACCTCGCGCAGATGGGTTCACCGCTCGCCTTCGGTGTCACGGACACCGAAGATGGTCGAAAGGCCGACCGCAAAAAGGCCTTCTGGGCGGCGGCGGTCGCCATCCCGCTTGCGATCATGCTTCACTCCGTGACGGGGTGGATCTTCGGTCTCCAGGTCGGCCGCGGCGACTGGTTCAGCCCGCTTGTCGCGCCGATGTTCATCATGAAGGCACTCGTCTCCGGTCTCGGTCTCCTGTTGGTGACTGCCGTGCTGGTGGATAAATTCACCCGCTATGAGTTGCCCCAGAAGTTGGTGCCGGACCTCGGAAAGATACTCGGCGTGTTCATCGCGGTGCACATCGTCTATCTCGTGGCAGCCGAGCGGCTCCCCCACGCGTGGGCCTCGAACTTCGAGTTCTGGGCCATCACGAGTTCGTTTCTGGTCGGGGACTCGACCTACTTCTGGATCTGGACGGTCGTCGGTGGCGCGATTCCACTCGCGCTGCTCATTGTGCCGTCGATACGCCAACAGGTCTGGGCGGTCGTCACCGCGAGCGTCCTGGCAATCGTCGGCATCCTCTTCGAGGGGATCTACCTCGTGTTCACCGGATATACCGATTTGAACATCACGGCCGCTCCGGGTGTGACCACGGGTCGTGGCTACACCGGGCTTGGAGCGGACGTCTGGACGACCATCGGTGTCTACACGCCGACGGCCGTCGAGCTCCTCATCTCGGTGGGTATCATCGCGCTTGGCGCGTTGATCGTGACCGTCGGACTGCGGTTCATCCCGATGCAGCCCGGCAACGGCGTCGAATTCCACGAACGCGAAACGCCCGTGACGGATACGGCAGTCGCCGACGGCGGCTCTGAACGCCTCGACGACGAGCGTGGGGAGCCGTGATGCCAGTCGCCGAGGACACCGAACGACTGGCCCAGGGGTATGCAGTGCTCGGGCGCTGCTGGCGCCAGCCGGACGAGGCGCTGGTTGAAGCGATCAACTCCGGGACCCTCTCGACAGTCGTTCCGGACGTGGAGTCAGTGACGGTCAAGGACCTGCGCATCGAGCACACCCGCCTGTTTGTCGGGCCGGGCGGACCGCCGTGTCCACCATACGAAAGTGTCTACCGTGATGGGGAAGGCGACGCCCGCGGAAACGTGCTTGGGCCGTCGACTGGAGCCGTCGTAACGTGGTATCAGGCCCACGGCCTGGGGCTGGATCGGGACTGGTCGGACCTCCCTGACCATGTCGCCACCGAACTCGAGTTCGTTTCCCACCTCGCTGCCGACGGGTCCGAGGATCTTCGAGAGCAATTCCTCGATGAACACCCGCGCCAGTGGATGCGACCGTTTCTCGACGGAGTGCGTGCCGAGACCCACGAATCGTTCTACGCCGGGCTTGCAGACGCCACCGAAGACGCGCTCTTCTGACCTCGGCCGTCTGTCCGGGTGACAGGGAGGGGCGATTCCTTCACCCACGGCGGCTGAGACTGATCGGCCCGCTATAGGCGACCATTGATTAGGCTCTCACGCGTCATCTCGATACATGACTGCCCAGCAGTCGACGCCGGTACCCACGGGCCGCCGGGAACGGGTCCGCTTCTACCTGCTGGACCACGAGACCCCGATCGGGAAGGCCATCGATATCGCGCTACTGGTCCTCAACGTCGCCTTCATCGCCGTCTTCGTCGCCCAGACCTACCCGGTCTCGACCCAGGTGCGTTCGGCGCTCTGGGGGTTCGAAGTCCTGCTCGCCGTGATCTTCGGGGTGGAGTATATCCTTCGGCTCTATGGCGCAAAGAGCCGCTTTGGGGAAGCGACCGACTCCTACACCGTCGTCGACCTCTTGTCGATTCTCCCGACCTTCGCGCTGCTCCTGGTGCCGGGATCGGTGTTCGTGCAACTCGGCTTCCTCCGGGCGCTCCGGGTGATCCGGGTCCTCCGATTCTATCGGTTCACGCATGACGCGGAGTTTTTCTTCGGCACGATCAGCATCTCGGCGCTGCGCGTTCTCAAACTCGGGTTGACGGTGTTTGTCATCTTCTTCACGAGCGCGGGGTTGTTCTACAGCGTCGAGGTCCAGGCCAATCCGGGCATCGCCCACTTCGGTGACGCATTCTACTATATCGTCATCGCGCTCGCCACGGTCGGATTCGGAGACATCGTGCCAACTACCGTGGCGGGTCGCTGGGTGACGGTGGGGGCCGTGCTCACCGCGATTATTCTGGTGCCCCGCCAGGCCGGGGCCATCATCCGAACCTGGACACACAAGGGCAAGGTCGAAGTGACCTGCCCGAACTGCGGCCTGCAGTATCACGATCAGGACGCCTCACACTGCAAGGCCTGCGGGCACGTGATCTATCAGGAGTACGACTCCCGGGAGTGAGAATCCGACGAAGGATTTACCGTACGCCAAGCGGTAGCTCAAACCATGAACCTGGGGTGGGGGTGTGATCCGTAGTGCCAGGCCCTGAGCTGTACTGGATTGCGGCCTTCGCTATCGTGGCGGCGGTGGTGAACGGGGCCGGGATCTTCGCGGTGTTCGCTCACCGGGAGTGGGCCGAGCGATCGATTACCTACTTCATGTGTTTTGCCGCCGGGGTGTTGCTCACCACGCCGCTGGTGCTGGCTCTCCCGAACGCCCTGGGCCGAACCCCGAACGCGGGGCTCAGCGCGCTGGGTGGGTTTCTCTTCATGTATGGCTCGAATCAGCTCATCAAATATCGGACCCACGAGGAGACGCTGGCCTTCGGGGTGACGGCCGCGGAGGGCATCGGCATTCACTCCCTGGTCGACGGCGTGGTCTACACCGTCACGTTCAGCATTTCGGTGCTCACGGGCATCCTGGCGGGGACCGGCCTGGTCGTCCACGAGTTCGCCGAGGGGGTCATCACCTACCTGGTGCTCCTGAAAGGCGACGTGGCGGAGCGCACCGCTGCCGTGTCCGCCTTCTTCGTCGCCGCGTTGACGACCCCGATCGGAGCGTTCGTGGCGTATCCGCTTGTTAGCCGCCTCGGCGGGCAGGATCTCGGCCTCCTGTTGGGCTTTGTCGCCGGCGTGTTGCTCTACGTCTCAGCCGCACACCTGTTGCCGGAGGCCCGTGAACACGAGTCCGAACACTCGATGCTCGCCTTTGGGGCCGGTATCCTCCTGGCGCTTTTCATCGTTTTTGCCCGGACGGCGTGAGTGGGTCAAGGTCTTTACTGCAGGCCGGCGAAAGGCCCGTATGTCCAGTTCATTCGGCACCGGTCGCCTGCTCGGAGGGCGTGAATGGTAAACGTCGCCCTGTCGGTCGGCCAGCTAGTGCTCGCGCTGGGACTCGTGATACTGAATGGGTTTTTCGTCGCGGCGGAGTTTGCCTTCGTCCGTGTCCGGGCGACCTCGGTCGAACAGCTGGCGGCGGAGGGCCGAACCGGCTCGAAGTCACTCCAGGGAGTCGTCGAAAAGCTCGATGACTATCTGGCGGTCACCCAACTGGGTATCACGATCGCCTCACTGGGACTGGGATGGGTCGGCGAACCGGCCATCGCGTCGCTCATCCAGCCCGTGATCGGCCCGTGGCTGCCGGGGAATCTGGTCCATCTCGTGGCGTTTGCCCTCGGCTTTTCCATCATTACGTTCCTCCACGTCGTCTTCGGGGAACTCGCGCCGAAGACGATCGCGATCGCCCAGGCCGAACGGCTCTCACTCTTCGTCGCGCCGCCGATGCGGGCCTTCTACTACCTGTTTTACCCCGGGATCGTCGTCTTCAACGGTACGGCCAACGCCTTCACTACACTCCTGGGCGTTCCCCCGGCTTCCGAGACCGAGGAGACCTTGGAGGAACGGGAGATCTTGCGGGTCCTCTCCCGATCAGGGGAGGCCGGGCACGTCGACATGGCGGAGGTGGAGATGATCGAGCGGGTCTTTGACCTCAACGACACCATCGTGCGCGAGGTGATGGTCCCACGGCCGGACGTGACGACCATTCCGAAAGGGGCCTCGGTCGAGACCGCCCGCTCGATCGCGGTCGGGTCGGGACACACCCGGTATCCGGTGGTGGCATCCGAGGACGAGGATCAGATCGTCGGACTGCTGGACAGCAAGGACCTGCTCCGGGCGGCCAGTGACGACGGCACGGACGATCGCAGGGTTGCGGATCTGGCCCGGGACATTTTGATCGTTCCGGAGACGACCCCGATCAACGAGCTATTGCTCCAGTTCCGGGACGAGAACCAGCAGATGGCCGCGGTCATCGACGAATGGGGGGCCTTCGAGGGCCTGGCGACCGTCGAGGACGTGGTCGAGGCCGTCGTGGGCGA
Proteins encoded:
- a CDS encoding hemolysin family protein, whose translation is MVNVALSVGQLVLALGLVILNGFFVAAEFAFVRVRATSVEQLAAEGRTGSKSLQGVVEKLDDYLAVTQLGITIASLGLGWVGEPAIASLIQPVIGPWLPGNLVHLVAFALGFSIITFLHVVFGELAPKTIAIAQAERLSLFVAPPMRAFYYLFYPGIVVFNGTANAFTTLLGVPPASETEETLEEREILRVLSRSGEAGHVDMAEVEMIERVFDLNDTIVREVMVPRPDVTTIPKGASVETARSIAVGSGHTRYPVVASEDEDQIVGLLDSKDLLRAASDDGTDDRRVADLARDILIVPETTPINELLLQFRDENQQMAAVIDEWGAFEGLATVEDVVEAVVGDLRDEFDSAHEPSIRRLEGGGYEIDGSVVLDVVNETLGVAFESGSFETIGGVVLGRLGQAPEPGDQVEMDGYRFEVQSVDGNRISTLQVREVETAPTDETEEA
- a CDS encoding ZIP family metal transporter; this encodes MPGPELYWIAAFAIVAAVVNGAGIFAVFAHREWAERSITYFMCFAAGVLLTTPLVLALPNALGRTPNAGLSALGGFLFMYGSNQLIKYRTHEETLAFGVTAAEGIGIHSLVDGVVYTVTFSISVLTGILAGTGLVVHEFAEGVITYLVLLKGDVAERTAAVSAFFVAALTTPIGAFVAYPLVSRLGGQDLGLLLGFVAGVLLYVSAAHLLPEAREHESEHSMLAFGAGILLALFIVFARTA
- the nrfD gene encoding NrfD/PsrC family molybdoenzyme membrane anchor subunit, coding for MSTEHSGLAIPQFGTKGRIWLLALGVLVAAGFVAWLYQLSQGLVATGMDNVFSWALYIMLFVFFVGLSAGGLIISSVPKFFHSKRYDSLAQLGVLLSFACIVVAGLMIIPDLGRPSQITGFITSPDFRSPMVWDFGIVVVYGLFSAGYLWLLTRRDLAQMGSPLAFGVTDTEDGRKADRKKAFWAAAVAIPLAIMLHSVTGWIFGLQVGRGDWFSPLVAPMFIMKALVSGLGLLLVTAVLVDKFTRYELPQKLVPDLGKILGVFIAVHIVYLVAAERLPHAWASNFEFWAITSSFLVGDSTYFWIWTVVGGAIPLALLIVPSIRQQVWAVVTASVLAIVGILFEGIYLVFTGYTDLNITAAPGVTTGRGYTGLGADVWTTIGVYTPTAVELLISVGIIALGALIVTVGLRFIPMQPGNGVEFHERETPVTDTAVADGGSERLDDERGEP
- a CDS encoding ion transporter gives rise to the protein MTAQQSTPVPTGRRERVRFYLLDHETPIGKAIDIALLVLNVAFIAVFVAQTYPVSTQVRSALWGFEVLLAVIFGVEYILRLYGAKSRFGEATDSYTVVDLLSILPTFALLLVPGSVFVQLGFLRALRVIRVLRFYRFTHDAEFFFGTISISALRVLKLGLTVFVIFFTSAGLFYSVEVQANPGIAHFGDAFYYIVIALATVGFGDIVPTTVAGRWVTVGAVLTAIILVPRQAGAIIRTWTHKGKVEVTCPNCGLQYHDQDASHCKACGHVIYQEYDSRE
- a CDS encoding TorD/DmsD family molecular chaperone — translated: MPVAEDTERLAQGYAVLGRCWRQPDEALVEAINSGTLSTVVPDVESVTVKDLRIEHTRLFVGPGGPPCPPYESVYRDGEGDARGNVLGPSTGAVVTWYQAHGLGLDRDWSDLPDHVATELEFVSHLAADGSEDLREQFLDEHPRQWMRPFLDGVRAETHESFYAGLADATEDALF
- the dsrO gene encoding sulfate reduction electron transfer complex DsrMKJOP subunit DsrO — encoded protein: MTSYGMVIDLERCIGCQACAISCSQENNVSLDQQWNRVLTEGGTNMDTPAGTYPESGRDGTLEMNHQPTACQHCQNAPCVKVCPVNATYTREDGIVEIDYDKCMGCRYCMAACPYNARVFNFGESKTIPAAGTGHVEERPQGVVEKCTFCTHRLEKGIDPACVVGCPSDARIFGDLDDPDSTVSRYVKKYETDRLLEDLDTEPNTYYVRGDMSPGRPQTGNELEGTPKKESLADGDDTPPLGFASTNGGED